One Aphidius gifuensis isolate YNYX2018 linkage group LG5, ASM1490517v1, whole genome shotgun sequence genomic region harbors:
- the LOC122858204 gene encoding chaoptin-like — MEATKPLYFLLFLLQCHVQVLKSYSIPCAFNSMCLCWIQDDSESNQMDISCLGVPFSRFPDVSVSNVAQLDIVSSGMQVLENDALVSFSGIETLGLMSNRLSSIGEKSLVVVASSLRSLDFSYNSLEAVPFEALRRLKKLIWLNMHSNHLTSLDGDWGHVAKTLTNGFFGENCIVEIPRVMSQFENLVLLNMDGNDIQDIPETSLPSNIRTISFNKNLLKYFPMSIGNLPFINAIYLRGNFIKNLTLPIFKNPFIELIDVSENIIESIVLLNTNNQNNNNNNDTLIIQYVGVLNLSRNKVRVLSAGVFQYLKPRRIHLSSNGIRIIEDGAFHGLENTLEYLSLEHNDLIILPSAISTMNKINFIYFGKNNINNITNNAFDSFGNNLRALSLTTNNLNKIPVLLLSNCKNIIHLNLGYNKIAEINTSDFKYMKNIEILLLRNNMLTKLKANTFKELEHLRELSMSFNHFIDIDDNAFNGIENTLEVLEMSFSFTNDYYPKIAFSKLKKLLWLVIDNNNFHNIDYDIFYNLYNLRYINIESNRLQILPSKLFHYNIHRELRDIKFGYNFIQEIPVDIFFNLNELRSIDLTGNRILKIDKLTIYNCTKLVTISMAYNQISFIEKYAFYGLTSLRFLHIEFNALTVLDFDAIVDTGGMEFSLNASYNSISVIKYQYKLFNLTSLDLAYNNISQLENNIFYGMPNLRNLNLRGNFITALHSGTFALAHLEMLNLCENRLETLRKQAFYGTPMLQILDLSGNLLSQLANEQFRNMINLRIINLSKNRIRTLSRDIFEGSRVESLDLSDNIISIIPSMSFIEIGYTLRDLDIANNIVEHIDSTTFPTSQLTYLNLANNKLTILPDNSFVSLTKLLSLNLSNNNFQSNSKELFHYLPELRQLFMENCGFKKVPIIPVSNINILDLSFNPIEDSSNIEVLRYLKVLRLVNNSLAVVPDVRLDLLRELHLSGNPIEEINKESFFGFPRLQKLVLRKLIRIKYVSKNCLKILRYLKDISIQSWPQADGFDLKSILIGLPLSNVEIEVTEPVLKNQIHNAFTRRLRELTITGQELEAINLDAFKTFEGSSELILRIKDTHVRNFQPDLFFHLAKSITQLTLDLRNNNIKEFSPSAIYGNLSWEIVGTNFVSGGLQVSGNPLECDCEIAWLSLWLRRWLRESRQIHTASQSDARQLRNMAGRAVCRETTPSHSSNWVLLTLGTPYTACQASALSSGHHVKSAKYLTFIIIIIMRFIIDWTNHSCKYYSVFL, encoded by the exons ATGGAGGCGACCAAGCCACTTTATTTTCTACTGTTTCTTTTACAATGTCACGTACAAGTACTCAAATCATACAGCATACCATGTGCCTTCAACAGTATGTGCCTGTGTTGGATACAGGATGATAGTGAATCAAATCAAATGGACATCAGTTGCCTCGGTGTACCATTCTCACGTTTTCCTG ACGTGTCGGTGAGTAATGTGGCACAGCTGGACATTGTGAGTTCGGGAATGCAAGTCCTCGAGAATGATGCTCTAGTGAGTTTCTCGGGTATTGAGACCCTTGGCCTCATGAGCAATCGTCTTTCTAGTATCGGTGAAAAGTCTCTTGT AGTCGTAGCCAGCAGCTTGCGTTCACTCGATTTTAGTTATAACTCACTGGAGGCTGTGCCCTTTGAAGCGCTTAGACGACTAAAAAAGTTGATTTGGCTGAATATGCATAG CAATCATCTAACAAGTCTAGATGGCGATTGGGGCCACGTCGCAAAGACACTGACAAACGGTTTCTTTGGTGAAAATTGCATCGTTGAAATCCCTCGTGTTATGTCCCAATTTGAAAATCTCGTATTACTCAACATGGATGGCAATGACATTCAAGATATACCAGAAACATCATTACCATCAAACATACGTACAATaagtttcaataaaaatttactcaaatattttccaatgagTATTGGAAATTTGCCATTTATCAATGCAATATATTTACGtggtaattttatcaaaaatttaacattaccaatatttaaaaatccattTATTGAGCTAATTGATGTTTcggaaaatataattgaatcaattgtattattaaatacaaacaaccaaaacaataataacaacaacgatactttgataattcaatatgTAGGAGTCTTGAACTTATCACGTAACAAAGTAAGAGTATTGTCAGCTGGTGTATTTCAGTATTTGAAACCTCGTAGAAtacatttatcatcaaatggcATTAGAATTATTGAGGATGGTGCATTTCACGGACTAGAAAATACACTTGAATATTTGAGTCTCGAGCACAATGATCTAATCATTTTGCCAAGTGCAATTAgtacaatgaataaaataaactttatatattttggcaaaaataatattaataatataacaaataatgcCTTTGATTCATTTGGTAATAATTTACGTGCtttatcattaacaacaaataatttaaataaaataccagtATTATTGCtatcaaattgtaaaaatataatacatttaaatcttggatataataaaattgctgaaataaatacaagtgattttaaatatatgaaaaatattgaaatattattattacgtaaTAATatgttaacaaaattaaaagctAATACATTTAAAGAACTTGAACATTTAAGAGAATTGAGTATgtcatttaatcattttattgatattgatgataatgcaTTTAATGGAATTGAAAATACACTTGAAGTACTTGAAATgagtttttcatttacaaatgattattatccaaaaattgcatttagtaaattaaaaaaattattatggcttgttattgataataataattttcataatattgattatgatatattttataatttatataatttacgttatattaatattgaatcaaATAGATTACAAATATtaccatcaaaattatttcattataatatacaTCGTGAATTACGTGATATTAAATTTGGCTATAATTTCATTCAAGAAATAccagttgatatattttttaatctaaatgAATTAAGATCAATTGATTTGACTGGTAAtcgtatattaaaaattgataagctaacaatttataattgtacAAAATTAGTTACAATATCAATGGCTTATAatcaaatatcatttattgaaaaatatgcaTTTTATGGATTAACAAGTTTAAGATTTTtacatattgaatttaatgcaTTAACTGTACTTGATTTTGATGCAATTGTTGATACTGGCGGAAtggaattttcattgaatgcTTCATATAATTCTATATCagttattaaatatcaatataaattatttaatttaacaagtcttgatttggcatataataatatcagtcaattggaaaataatatattttatggtaTGCCTAATTTACGTAATTTAAATCTTCGTGGTAATTTTATCACAGCTCTTCATTCTG gtACTTTTGCTCTAGCACATTTggaaatgttaaatttatgtgAAAATCGTTTGGAAACATTGAGAAAACAGGCGTTTTATGGAACACCAATGTTACAGATACTTGATTTAAGtggtaatttattatcacaGCTAGCTAATGAACAATTTCGtaatatgattaatttaagaataataaatttatcaaaaaatcgtATACGTACATTATCGAGAGATATATTTGAGGGTAGCCGAGTTGAATCACTTGATTTAAGTGATAATATTATAAGTATTATACCATCAATGTCATTTATTGAAATTGGATATACACTTCGTGATCTTGATATTgctaataatattgttgaacaTATTGATTCAACGACATTTCCAACATCACAATTGACATATCTTAATTtagcaaataataaattaacaatattaccaGATAATTCATTTGTGTCATTGACAAAATtgttaagtttaaatttatcaaataataattttcaatcaaattccaaagaattatttcattatttaccaGAGTTACGTCAattatttatggaaaattGTGGATTTAAAAAAGTACCAATTATACCTGTCagcaatataaatattttagatttaTCATTCAATCCAATTGAGGATTCAAGTAACATTGAAGTACTTAGATATCTCAAGGTACTCAGACTTGTGAATAATTCTTTGGCTGTCGTACCAGATGTGAGATTGGATCTTCTTCGTGAATTACATTTATCTGGTAACCCCATTGAG gaaataaataaagaaagttTTTTTGGTTTTCCACGTTTACAAAAATTAGTACTTAGAAAATTAATTCGTATAAAATATGTAAGTAAAAATTgcttaaaaatattaagatatttaaaagatataaGTATCCAAAGTTGGCCACAAGCAGATGGTTTTGACCTTAAAAGTATACTAATCGGATTACCACTGAGTAATGTTGAGATTGAGGTTACTGAGCCAGTACTAAAGAATCAAATTCACAATGCATTTACAAGACGTTTGAGAGAACTCACAATAACAGGTCAAGAGCTTGAAGCTATAAACCTCGATGCATTTAAAACATTTGAGGGTAGTAGTGAATTGATACTACGAATAAAAGATACTCATGTACGAAATTTTCAACCAGATTTATTCTTTCATCTTGCCAAAAGTATAACACAATTAACACTTGATTTACGAAATAATAACATCAAAGAATTTAGTCCATCTGCAATATATGGAAATCTTTCATGGGAAATTGTTGGCACTAATTTTGTATCTG GTGGTCTTCAAGTGTCAGGAAATCCCCTTGAGTGTGACTGTGAAATAGCTTGGTTGAGTCTCTGGCTTCGTAGATGGCTTAGAGAATCACGACAGATACATACTGCATCACAGTCAGATGCTCGTCAGTTAAGAAACATGGCAGGTAGAGCTGTCTGTAGAGAGACAACACCATCACACTCATCAAATTGGGTTCTATTAACTCTTGGTACACCATATACAGCTTGTCAAGCATCAGCTCTGAGCTCTGGTCATCATGTCAAATCAGCaaaatatttgacatttatcatcattatcatcatgcGATTTATCATTGATTGGACTAATCATTCGTGTAAATATTACTCTGtgtttttgtga
- the LOC122858060 gene encoding probable chitinase 10 isoform X1 codes for MLVTSCGLLAVARPIVIICMTFIILAVVNDAEGARKRFRRPTTSAPGLSNNDQEVSASVNRFKVTRNRLGSKLTNNELQTGLGTKTSDYKIVCYYTNWSQYRTKIGKFMPEDIQPHLCTHIIFAFGWLKKNKLTSFESNDETKDGKIGLYERIASLKKANPSLKILLAIGGWSFGTQKFKDMTSTRYARQTFIYSSIPYLRDRDFDGLDIDWEYPKGGDDKKNYVLLLKELREAFEAEAQERKKPRLLLTAAVPIGPDNVKSGYDVPAVASYLDFINLMAYDAHGKWERETGHNALLYSSSLDSEWQKQLSVDNAAAMWVRLGAPKEKMIIGMPTYGRSFTLSNPDNFRVHAPASGGGKAGEYTKESGFLAYYEICEMLQNGAAYVWDDEMKVPYLVQGDQWVGFDDERAVRNKMIWLKDRGYGGAMVWTVDMDDFNGTSCPGNIKYPLITAMREELRGIPRTSGEKDVDWSKIAATVSEIVIEKPQPEKISPSEILNKVKKAFKPTSTQLVINTPSRERGPLTICYLTNWSHKRPGAGKFMPEDIDPSLCSHVVYAFATLKDHLLTESNEKDAEMYERLITLREKNPDIKILLAIGGWAFGSTPFKELTSNTFRMNQFIYEAIEFLREYKFNGLDVDWEYPRGADDRAAYVNLLKELRLAVEGEAKDSGQPKLILSAAVPASFEAIAAGYDVPEISKYLDFISIKTYDVHGQWERQVGHNSPLYPLESATSYQKKLTVDYSAREWVKQGAPKEKLMIGMPTYGRSFTLVDKDKFDIGAPASGGGTPGNFTNESGFLSYYEVCSFLNEDNTTLVWDSEQQVPFAYRDDQWVGFDDERSLINKMNWLKEEGFGGVMIWSVDMDDFKGSCGAGKYPLIKAIKNELLDYSVKLEYDGPYETNTRSGKYTTKDPNEVTCDEDDNQISYHPDKNDCTMYYMCEGERKHHMPCPVNLVFNPNQNVCDWPENVEGCLQHTQAPPVK; via the exons GCTGACAAACAATGAACTACAAACTGGTCTTGGCACCAAGACAAGTGATTACAAG ATCGTTTGTTACTATACAAATTGGTCTCAGTATCGTACGAAAATTGGTAAATTCATGCCTGAGGATATTCAACCTCATTTATGTACTCATATTATATTTGCATTTggatggttaaaaaaaaataaactaactaGTTTTGAATCAAATGACGAGACTAAAGATGGAAAAATTGGTCTTTATGAAAGAATTGCAAGTCTTAAAAAAGCAAATCCTTCACTTAAAATTCTTCTTGCAATTG gTGGTTGGTCATTTGGAActcaaaaattcaaagacaTGACATCAACAAGATATGCAAGacaaacatttatttacaGCTCAATACCATATCTTCGTGATCGAGATTTTGATGGTCTTGATATTGATTGGGAATATCCAAAAGgtggtgatgataaaaaaaattatgttctacttttaaaag aactTCGAGAGGCATTTGAAGCTGAAGCTCAAGAACGAAAAAAACCACGTTTATTGCTGACTGCAGCAGTACCAATTGGTCCAGACAATGTTAAGAGTGGATACGATGTACCGGCAGTTGCAAG TTACTTGGATTTTATTAACTTGATGGCATATGATGCTCATGGTAAATGGGAACGTGAAACTGGACACAATGCTCTATTGTATTCTTCATCACTTGATTCTGAATGGCAAAAACAACTTAGTGTTGATAATGCTGCAGCAATGTGGGTTAGACTTGGTGCacctaaagaaaaaatgattattggAATGCCAACTTATGGAAGATCATTTACTTTATCAAATCCAGATAATTTTCGTGTTCATGCACCAGCAAGTGGTGGTGGTAAAGCTGGTGAATACACAAAAGAATCTGGTTTTTTAGCTTATTATGag aTTTGTGAAATGTTACAAAATGGAGCAGCTTATGTATGGGATGATGAGATGAAAGTACCATATTTAGTTCAAGGTGATCAGTGGGTTGGTTTTGATGATGAACGAGCAgtaagaaataaaatgatttggCTTAAAGACAGAGGTTACGGTGGTGCAATGGTATGGACTGTTGATATGGATGATTTTAATGGTACATCATGTCCTGGTAATATTAAGTATCCACTTATAACTGCAATGAGAGAAGAACTTAGAGGTATACCACGTACAAGTGGTGAAAAAGATGTTGACTGGAGTAAAATTGCTGCAACAGTCAGTGaaattgttattgaaaaacCACAACCTGAAAAAATATCACCAAGTGAAATActtaataaagttaaaaaagcATTTAAACCAACATCAACACAATTGGTTATTAATACACCATCACgag AAAGGGGACCCTTGACGATTTGTTACTTGACAAACTGGTCGCACAAACGTCCTGGTGCTGGTAAATTTATGCCCGAGGACATTGATCCAAGTCTCTGCAGTCACGTTGTATACGCGTTTGCAACGTTGAAGGATCACTTGCTGACTGAAAGCAACGAAAAAGATGCTGAGATGTATGAGCGTTTGATTActttgagagaaaaaaatccaGATATTAAG aTTCTTTTGGCGATTGGTGGATGGGCATTCGGTTCAACGCCATTTAAAGAACTTACGAGTAATACTTTCCGcatgaatcaatttatttacgaAGCAATTGAATTTCTCAGAGAGTATAAATTCAATGGTCTAGATGTTGACTGGGAATATCCACG tggAGCTGATGATAGAGCTGCTTATGTGAATCTTTTGAAAGAATTGAGATTGGCTGTTGAAGGAGAAGCAAAAGATTCAGGACAACCAAAGTTAATACTTTCAGCTGCTGTACCAGCTAGTTTTGAAGCTATTGCTGCagg cTATGATGTAcctgaaatatcaaaatactTGGACTTTATTAGTATTAAAACTTATGATGTTCATGGACAATGGGAAAGACAAGTTGGCCACAATAGTCCACTTTATCCTTTAGAAAGTGCCACAAGTTACCAGAAAAAACTCACTGTc GATTACAGTGCAAGAGAATGGGTTAAACAAGGTGCACCAAAAGAAAAACTTATGATAGGAATGCCAACATACGGTAGGTCATTCACACTAGTTGACAAAGACAAATTTGACATTGGCGCACCAGCATCCGGAGGTGGTACACCCGGCAACTTCACCAATGAATCCGGTTTTCTCTCATACTACGAG GTTTGCAGTTTTCTCAATGAAGATAATACGACTCTTGTTTGGGACAGTGAACAGCAGGTTCCATTTGCATATAGAGATGATCAATGGGTTGGTTTTGACGATGAAAGAAGTCTCATTAATaag ATGAATTGGTTGAAAGAGGAAGGTTTTGGAGGTGTTATGATCTGGTCTGTTGACATGGATGATTTCAAGGGTTCTTGTGGTGCAGGAAAGTATCCTCTCATCAAGGccattaaaaatgaattacttGATTACTCAGTTAAACTTGAGTACGATGGCCCGTATGAAACAAATACACGAAGTGGAAAATACACAACAAAAGATC cAAATGAAGTTACTTGTGATGAGGATGACAATCAAATATCTTATCATCCAGATAAAAATGACTGTACAATGTATTACATGTGTGAGGGTGAACGTAAACATCATATGCCCTGCCCAGTTAATCTCGTTTTCAATCCAAATCAAAATGTCTGCGATTGGCCAGAAAATGTTGAGGGCTGTCTTCAACATACTCAGGCACCCccagttaaataa
- the LOC122858060 gene encoding probable chitinase 10 isoform X2, with amino-acid sequence MVTSCGLLAVARPIVIICMTFIILAVVNDAEGARKRFRRPTTSAPGLSNNDQEVSASVNRFKVTRNRLGSKLTNNELQTGLGTKTSDYKIVCYYTNWSQYRTKIGKFMPEDIQPHLCTHIIFAFGWLKKNKLTSFESNDETKDGKIGLYERIASLKKANPSLKILLAIGGWSFGTQKFKDMTSTRYARQTFIYSSIPYLRDRDFDGLDIDWEYPKGGDDKKNYVLLLKELREAFEAEAQERKKPRLLLTAAVPIGPDNVKSGYDVPAVASYLDFINLMAYDAHGKWERETGHNALLYSSSLDSEWQKQLSVDNAAAMWVRLGAPKEKMIIGMPTYGRSFTLSNPDNFRVHAPASGGGKAGEYTKESGFLAYYEICEMLQNGAAYVWDDEMKVPYLVQGDQWVGFDDERAVRNKMIWLKDRGYGGAMVWTVDMDDFNGTSCPGNIKYPLITAMREELRGIPRTSGEKDVDWSKIAATVSEIVIEKPQPEKISPSEILNKVKKAFKPTSTQLVINTPSRERGPLTICYLTNWSHKRPGAGKFMPEDIDPSLCSHVVYAFATLKDHLLTESNEKDAEMYERLITLREKNPDIKILLAIGGWAFGSTPFKELTSNTFRMNQFIYEAIEFLREYKFNGLDVDWEYPRGADDRAAYVNLLKELRLAVEGEAKDSGQPKLILSAAVPASFEAIAAGYDVPEISKYLDFISIKTYDVHGQWERQVGHNSPLYPLESATSYQKKLTVDYSAREWVKQGAPKEKLMIGMPTYGRSFTLVDKDKFDIGAPASGGGTPGNFTNESGFLSYYEVCSFLNEDNTTLVWDSEQQVPFAYRDDQWVGFDDERSLINKMNWLKEEGFGGVMIWSVDMDDFKGSCGAGKYPLIKAIKNELLDYSVKLEYDGPYETNTRSGKYTTKDPNEVTCDEDDNQISYHPDKNDCTMYYMCEGERKHHMPCPVNLVFNPNQNVCDWPENVEGCLQHTQAPPVK; translated from the exons GCTGACAAACAATGAACTACAAACTGGTCTTGGCACCAAGACAAGTGATTACAAG ATCGTTTGTTACTATACAAATTGGTCTCAGTATCGTACGAAAATTGGTAAATTCATGCCTGAGGATATTCAACCTCATTTATGTACTCATATTATATTTGCATTTggatggttaaaaaaaaataaactaactaGTTTTGAATCAAATGACGAGACTAAAGATGGAAAAATTGGTCTTTATGAAAGAATTGCAAGTCTTAAAAAAGCAAATCCTTCACTTAAAATTCTTCTTGCAATTG gTGGTTGGTCATTTGGAActcaaaaattcaaagacaTGACATCAACAAGATATGCAAGacaaacatttatttacaGCTCAATACCATATCTTCGTGATCGAGATTTTGATGGTCTTGATATTGATTGGGAATATCCAAAAGgtggtgatgataaaaaaaattatgttctacttttaaaag aactTCGAGAGGCATTTGAAGCTGAAGCTCAAGAACGAAAAAAACCACGTTTATTGCTGACTGCAGCAGTACCAATTGGTCCAGACAATGTTAAGAGTGGATACGATGTACCGGCAGTTGCAAG TTACTTGGATTTTATTAACTTGATGGCATATGATGCTCATGGTAAATGGGAACGTGAAACTGGACACAATGCTCTATTGTATTCTTCATCACTTGATTCTGAATGGCAAAAACAACTTAGTGTTGATAATGCTGCAGCAATGTGGGTTAGACTTGGTGCacctaaagaaaaaatgattattggAATGCCAACTTATGGAAGATCATTTACTTTATCAAATCCAGATAATTTTCGTGTTCATGCACCAGCAAGTGGTGGTGGTAAAGCTGGTGAATACACAAAAGAATCTGGTTTTTTAGCTTATTATGag aTTTGTGAAATGTTACAAAATGGAGCAGCTTATGTATGGGATGATGAGATGAAAGTACCATATTTAGTTCAAGGTGATCAGTGGGTTGGTTTTGATGATGAACGAGCAgtaagaaataaaatgatttggCTTAAAGACAGAGGTTACGGTGGTGCAATGGTATGGACTGTTGATATGGATGATTTTAATGGTACATCATGTCCTGGTAATATTAAGTATCCACTTATAACTGCAATGAGAGAAGAACTTAGAGGTATACCACGTACAAGTGGTGAAAAAGATGTTGACTGGAGTAAAATTGCTGCAACAGTCAGTGaaattgttattgaaaaacCACAACCTGAAAAAATATCACCAAGTGAAATActtaataaagttaaaaaagcATTTAAACCAACATCAACACAATTGGTTATTAATACACCATCACgag AAAGGGGACCCTTGACGATTTGTTACTTGACAAACTGGTCGCACAAACGTCCTGGTGCTGGTAAATTTATGCCCGAGGACATTGATCCAAGTCTCTGCAGTCACGTTGTATACGCGTTTGCAACGTTGAAGGATCACTTGCTGACTGAAAGCAACGAAAAAGATGCTGAGATGTATGAGCGTTTGATTActttgagagaaaaaaatccaGATATTAAG aTTCTTTTGGCGATTGGTGGATGGGCATTCGGTTCAACGCCATTTAAAGAACTTACGAGTAATACTTTCCGcatgaatcaatttatttacgaAGCAATTGAATTTCTCAGAGAGTATAAATTCAATGGTCTAGATGTTGACTGGGAATATCCACG tggAGCTGATGATAGAGCTGCTTATGTGAATCTTTTGAAAGAATTGAGATTGGCTGTTGAAGGAGAAGCAAAAGATTCAGGACAACCAAAGTTAATACTTTCAGCTGCTGTACCAGCTAGTTTTGAAGCTATTGCTGCagg cTATGATGTAcctgaaatatcaaaatactTGGACTTTATTAGTATTAAAACTTATGATGTTCATGGACAATGGGAAAGACAAGTTGGCCACAATAGTCCACTTTATCCTTTAGAAAGTGCCACAAGTTACCAGAAAAAACTCACTGTc GATTACAGTGCAAGAGAATGGGTTAAACAAGGTGCACCAAAAGAAAAACTTATGATAGGAATGCCAACATACGGTAGGTCATTCACACTAGTTGACAAAGACAAATTTGACATTGGCGCACCAGCATCCGGAGGTGGTACACCCGGCAACTTCACCAATGAATCCGGTTTTCTCTCATACTACGAG GTTTGCAGTTTTCTCAATGAAGATAATACGACTCTTGTTTGGGACAGTGAACAGCAGGTTCCATTTGCATATAGAGATGATCAATGGGTTGGTTTTGACGATGAAAGAAGTCTCATTAATaag ATGAATTGGTTGAAAGAGGAAGGTTTTGGAGGTGTTATGATCTGGTCTGTTGACATGGATGATTTCAAGGGTTCTTGTGGTGCAGGAAAGTATCCTCTCATCAAGGccattaaaaatgaattacttGATTACTCAGTTAAACTTGAGTACGATGGCCCGTATGAAACAAATACACGAAGTGGAAAATACACAACAAAAGATC cAAATGAAGTTACTTGTGATGAGGATGACAATCAAATATCTTATCATCCAGATAAAAATGACTGTACAATGTATTACATGTGTGAGGGTGAACGTAAACATCATATGCCCTGCCCAGTTAATCTCGTTTTCAATCCAAATCAAAATGTCTGCGATTGGCCAGAAAATGTTGAGGGCTGTCTTCAACATACTCAGGCACCCccagttaaataa